A window of Thermocladium sp. ECH_B genomic DNA:
CATAGCCGAATTATTGAGCGGGGGAAGCCTAGCTCTTGGAATAGATTTGATAAGCGGCATGCTAATACTTGTCTTAATAATCAACATAGCACAATGGTTATTTGGGCCATACATGATAAATGCTGCGTATAGGGCGCACGAAATAACGCCGGATGACCCAAGCTATGGTTGGGTAGTTGATGTAGTTGATGAGGTGGCTAAGGCCAATGGATTCTCCAAGCCGCCCAAGGTATATATTGCTGAGGCCCCATTCCCAAATGCGTTTGCCTATGGAAGCCCGATAGCCGGCAAGCGTGTTGCCATAACTCGACCTGCACTTAAGATACTAAATAAAGATGAGTTGGCCGCAGTGCTTGGACATGAGTTGGGGCACCTCAGGCATAGGGATGTGGAGTTCCTAATGGCCATAGGCCTCATCCCCGCGCTTATTTACTGGCTTGGTTACTCATTAATGTGGAGCGGAATGTGGGGAGGCGCATGGGGCGAGAGGGGAAATAATGGAAGCATGCTGCTTATTGGGGTGGCCCTGCTTGGCGTGAGCTTTCTATTTCAGTTTGTTTTGCTATATGTCAATAGATTGAGAGAGGCATATGCCGACGTTAACTCCGCATTAACTATACCGAATGCCGCAAAGAATCTACAACGCGCCCTGGCCAAGATAGTGCTATACATGGATCCGCGCACTATAGCTAAAATC
This region includes:
- a CDS encoding heat-shock protein HtpX (metalloprotease) produces the protein MNWELIKLRLVMGLSAITIVLLSIAVLVGIAELLSGGSLALGIDLISGMLILVLIINIAQWLFGPYMINAAYRAHEITPDDPSYGWVVDVVDEVAKANGFSKPPKVYIAEAPFPNAFAYGSPIAGKRVAITRPALKILNKDELAAVLGHELGHLRHRDVEFLMAIGLIPALIYWLGYSLMWSGMWGGAWGERGNNGSMLLIGVALLGVSFLFQFVLLYVNRLREAYADVNSALTIPNAAKNLQRALAKIVLYMDPRTIAKIKKSPTNNMVKMLFFAPADDKISREASDADVDELIDYWRNYKPTPWDDILSDHPHPAKRIQLLDKIAQAQ